A portion of the Heliangelus exortis chromosome 28, bHelExo1.hap1, whole genome shotgun sequence genome contains these proteins:
- the TLE5 gene encoding TLE family member 5 isoform X2: protein MMFPQSRHSGSSHLPQQLKFTTSDSCDRIKDEFQLLQAQYHSLKLECDKLASEKSEMQRHYVMYYEMSYGLNIEMHKQAEIVKRLNGICAQVLPYLSQEHQQQVLGAIERAKQVTAPELNSIIRQLQAHQLSQLQALALPLTPLPVGLQPPSLPAVSAGTGLLSLSALGSQAHLSKEDKNGHDGDAHQDDDGEKSD, encoded by the exons ATGATGTTTCCACAAAGCCGGCACTCG GGCTCCTCTCACCTGCCGCAGCAGCTGAAGTTCACCACCTCCGACTCTTGCGATCGCATCAAGGACGagttccagctcctgcaggccCAGTACCACAG CTTGAAGTTGGAATGTGACAAGCTCGCCAGCGAGAAATCGGAGATGCAGCGTCACTACGTCATG taTTACGAGATGTCCTACGGGCTGAATATTGAAATGCACAAACAG GCTGAAATTGTCAAGAGGCTAAATGGGATTTGTGCACAGGTTCTGCCCTACCTTTCACAAGAG CATCAGCAGCAAGTCCTGGGAGCCATTGAACGGGCCAAGCAGGTCACAGCACCAGAACTGAACTCCATCATCCGT cagcttcaagCTCACCAGCTCTCGCAGCTCCAAGCCCTCGCTCTGCCTCTGACCCCACTCCCCGTGGGCCTCCAGCCCCCGTCCCTCCCTGCTGTCAGTGCTGGCACCGGGCTCCTCTCCCTCTCAGCCTTGGGCTCCCAGGCTCACCTCTCCAAGGAGGACAAGAACGGCCACGATGGGGATGCCCACCAAGATGACGATGGGGAGAAATCAGATTAG
- the TLE5 gene encoding TLE family member 5 isoform X1 — translation MMFPQSRHSGSSHLPQQLKFTTSDSCDRIKDEFQLLQAQYHSLKLECDKLASEKSEMQRHYVMYYEMSYGLNIEMHKQAEIVKRLNGICAQVLPYLSQEHQQQVLGAIERAKQVTAPELNSIIRQQLQAHQLSQLQALALPLTPLPVGLQPPSLPAVSAGTGLLSLSALGSQAHLSKEDKNGHDGDAHQDDDGEKSD, via the exons ATGATGTTTCCACAAAGCCGGCACTCG GGCTCCTCTCACCTGCCGCAGCAGCTGAAGTTCACCACCTCCGACTCTTGCGATCGCATCAAGGACGagttccagctcctgcaggccCAGTACCACAG CTTGAAGTTGGAATGTGACAAGCTCGCCAGCGAGAAATCGGAGATGCAGCGTCACTACGTCATG taTTACGAGATGTCCTACGGGCTGAATATTGAAATGCACAAACAG GCTGAAATTGTCAAGAGGCTAAATGGGATTTGTGCACAGGTTCTGCCCTACCTTTCACAAGAG CATCAGCAGCAAGTCCTGGGAGCCATTGAACGGGCCAAGCAGGTCACAGCACCAGAACTGAACTCCATCATCCGT cagcagcttcaagCTCACCAGCTCTCGCAGCTCCAAGCCCTCGCTCTGCCTCTGACCCCACTCCCCGTGGGCCTCCAGCCCCCGTCCCTCCCTGCTGTCAGTGCTGGCACCGGGCTCCTCTCCCTCTCAGCCTTGGGCTCCCAGGCTCACCTCTCCAAGGAGGACAAGAACGGCCACGATGGGGATGCCCACCAAGATGACGATGGGGAGAAATCAGATTAG